TTGTCGGGTAAAATTGAGCAGCAACATGGGTTTTTCGGTAAATTCTTTTTTCGAGCTGCGCCGCACGGGCTTGCCGCCTTTCACCGCCGAGTACCGGAAATTGATGAATTGCTTGAGGATGTGCATCAATTCCGACATGGCTTTTTCCACTTCCCCTACCGGGTTCTTTCGGTCTGGAAAAAGCGCTTTCCCGGCTTCTTCTTTCGTCAATTGCTCGTCCGTGAATGCCGGATAGCCCAAACGGATGTGCTCGAACAGCCGCAGGGTGTCCTTGAACCGCGTGGCCTCGTTGAATATAGGCGAAGCCACAAAGAGGTAAAACTGCTCGAATTCCTCGGGGTCGAGCAGTTGCAATGTGCGAATAAGCGGGCTGTCAAGCATTTTTTTCGGCGGGGGAGAGCGTTTTTTGATGGAAGCTATTGCGTTCCGTGTGCCGCGTATTTTGGAAAAGGTGGGGATTAAAACCGCGCAAAAGTCACAAAAACGCGGCAACCAGCCAATTTTTGAAAAAAAAAGATAAAAAACGGCTTTGGAAGTGATGCGGCAATGTGTGTTAGGAATGCGCTGACACCACCCCCCATCTTTGTTTCGTCAACGATGATGAACGACACAAGGTTGATAACCGTCAGAAGTGAAACGTGAAAAACCCAACCACCCGCAAAACCCGAAAGCAGTCTTCCAACCCCTTGGGCCAACATGAGAAATGTTTGTGCGGGAAGCCCTTGACAACCACCTGACCACCAAACCTGACCGGCGCCCTAACCCAATCATGTGTGCGAAAGATGAAAAGCGGGGCGCCGGCAGGGGTCGGGTTCTGAAAACAGCCAAACATCTCAAAACCGTCGCGAAACAGTCCGAACCTACTATGAGAAAATCACCCTTCAATATGCTTTATGAGACCGCTGTTTTTCGAGGTGCGCTGCAACCTCTCGCAAGAAAGTCCACTATGGAACGACATCCATAGCCTGAGCCTTGAAGTCGGCTACCCCGGTCGCGGGGGGCAGATGCTCTGGAAACGCATCGGTTGGCTGAACGACCAATTGCTGCCAGCTGGCAAAGGCATCGCCCACGCGGTGTGGAATCGGGCCTCGACCAGTTTGATACTCATCTTCGACTTTTTGCCAGTGATGTTGCCGGATAGTGCTGTGTTGGACAAGACTTATCGCATCCGAAAAAAAATAAAAACCGCAGCAGGGCGCTCGCGCGTCTCCCATTCGGGCATCCTGCAAGGCGAATACCGCGACGAGCACTTCACGCTCTCGCCTCAATACCCCGAGTGAAACGCAACCATGAGATACCCAGTCCTCCCCCTTGACCTCCCAACCTTGAAAAGCCACCAAACCACATGAAAGCGCCCATGCGCCCCAACGTTCCAAATGACCCGATTCTCCCTTGAAAACATTCTTATCAACCACTTGAAACATCCCATTTCCCATTAATCGGTTTAGAAAAGCCTGTTCGGCGGAAGAGCCGGGCGCAAGGGCTGCGAGCCTGTATGACTTCCGTCTGATGAAGACAATTGAGCCTGTTGCCGTTCGCTCGGTGACAGGCTCTTTGTTTTTGTCCGAATTTTCTTGCCCACAACAGACTGTTCGCATAGAAACGAATCGCTACTTTCGCACAAATTTTTTTCAAAACAAACTTACAACTAACTATGACAGACTTTCGCAAGTACCTCCCACTTATCATCCTCGGCGTTTTGGTGTTGTTCGGATTCAGCATGTGCAACACCTACAACAAACTCGGCCCGATGGAAGAAGGCGTGAAAAAGGCATGGTCGCAAGTGGAAAACCAGTACCAACGCCGCGCCGACCTGATTCCCAACCTTGTCAACACGGTGAAAGGCTACGCCAATTTCGAGCAGGAAACCCTGCAAAAAGTCGTCGAGGCACGCACCTCCGCCACGCAGGTGAAAATTGACGTGGGCGACCTGACCGAGGAAAACATACGGCGCTACGAACAGGCACAACAAGGCCTGTCCGGCGCGTTGGGACGCCTGTTGGCGGTGGCTGAAAACTACCCCGACTTGAAAGCCAACCAAAGTTTTCTCGACTTGCAAAAACAATTGGAAGGCACCGAGAACCGAATCTCCGTGGAGCGCAAAAACTTCAACGAAGCCGTAGAGGGATACAACGCCTACATCCGTCGTTTTCCGACCAATATGATTGCCGGAATGTTTGGATTCTCCAAAAAAGGCTACTTCCAAGCCGCACCCGGCTCGGAGAAAGCGCCGGAAGTCAAGTTTTAATTTTTGTCATCGGCTGCCCTACCCAACCCACATCCGTGCGTTGCGGCAGCCGATGGCCAACGGCCCAACCATGATTTTTACAAAAGACGAAGAAGTCCGCATCGTGCAAGCCATCCGGGCGGCGGAGCGCCGCACATCGGGGGAAATCCGCGTGTATGTGGAAGACTTCTGCGACCGCGACCACCCTGTGGAGCGTGCGGCGGAGGTCTTTCATTTATTCGGGATGTTCAACACGAAAGAACGAAACGGGGTGCTTGTTTACATCGCCCAAAAGTCGCATCAGTTCGCAATATGGGGCGATGCGGGCATTCACGAGCGGGTCGGCTTCCAATTCTGGGATGCCGAAAAACAATTGATGCGCGAATATTTCCAACGCGACCAAGCGGCTGAGGGCGTGTGCCTCGCCATCGCTCAAATCGGGGAACGGCTCCGCGAACATTTCCCCGCCGCAGCAGATGACAAAAACGAAAATGAACTTCCCGATGAAATTATCTTTGGTTGATACGCACGCCGCCAGCCATTGGCCATCGCTCGCCCACTCCAAATTTCGTTCGTGGGGTCGGGCAGTTTCATATCGCCAGTGGTTGTTCGTGATGCTGGCGATGCTGCTGCCGCTTTGCGGCGAGGCTCAATGGGACAAGGACTTGTTCCCGCCCAAGCCAGAACCCGCCGTGTACGTCCACGACTACTCGAACTGGCTGACCCCGCACGAAAAGACGGTGTTGGAACAAAAACTCGTCCGCTACTACGATTCCACTTCCACTCAAATCGTGGTGATGATTCGCCCCGATATTGGCGACTACGACAACGCATCCTACGCTTTCGAGCTGGGAAACCGATGGGGCATAGGCCGCAAGAGCAAGAACAACGGGGTGGTGATGCTCATCAAAACAGAGCCGCCGGGCCGAGGGGCCTTCATCGCCACTGGCTACGGCGTGGAGGGGGCGCTTCCCGATATTACTGCCGGGCGCATCATTCGCAACACCATGATACCTTATTTCCAGCGCGAGCAATACGCGCAAGGCATCAATGCGGGCGTGGACGACATCATCAGCGCACTGGCTGGCGAATACACCAACGAAGGCACGGATGATGCGGAAATACCTTGGTGGATACCCTTGCTGATGCTCCTGATAATCTTCTTTTTTATCTTCCTCATGGCGCGTCTGGCCAAAAAGCACGGCACTTGGTACACACATTCTGGCCCAACGCCCACGCGACGAGTCCGGCGCGGCGGTGGCGACTGGTGGATGGGCGGCGGCGGCGGATTTGGCGGTGGCGGCTGGGGTGGCGGTGGTGGCTGGGGCGGTGGAGGCGGCGGCAGTTTTGGTGGCGGCTCGTTTGGCGGCGGCGGCGCGGGGGGGAGCTGGTAGCGAGAACTCCGATGCTTCGTGACAGGCCGTGATAATGCGCGAACACACCCTTCCAAATCAACCCGCCACTCTATGAGCGTCCAACAAGGTCCCATATTCGTAGCCCACTCCGACGTGCATGGTCAGGGTGTTTTTGCCGCCCGCGACATTGAAGCAGGCGAGGTGATTGAAGTCTGTCCGATTATCCTGTTCCCAAAAACAGAATTGGAATATGTGCGCAAGACGGTGTTGGACGATTACTATTTCGACTGGGGGGAGCAAGGCGAGTGGTTTGCGTTTTGCCTGGGCTATGGCTCGCTCTACAACCACTCCTACGAACCAAATGCCGAATACGGCATGGACTTCGAAGCGCAAACGATTGATTTTTACTGCATAAAAGACATCGCCGCTGGTGAAGAGATTTTTATCAACTACAATGGCGATGCGGACAACCGCTCAAAAGTGTGGTTTGAGGAATGAGCTCGCCCAACGACGATTGATGTTGGCTTTTGAGACACCAACGACATGAAAAAGCAACCCGAACCACTCACCTACGCGTCGGCGTTTGCCGAGCTGCAGCAAATCGTCCGCGACCTACAGGACGAAACGGTGGGCATTGACGAACTGACGGCCAAAATCGCTCGCGCCGCCGAGCTGATTCGTTTTTGCAGGGAACGCCTGCGAATGACGGAGGAAGAGATTGGGAAGTTGGCGGGGGGGTAGAGGGCAGGGCAAACGCATCAAAATACAACCGACCTCGGAGAGGTTTGACATGGGTAAAAATGACGTGTTTTTGTGATAATTATCACGGCCTCGTAGAGGTCAAATGTCCATAGGAGCTAATAGGTCACCCACATTCGACCCCTCCGGGGTCGTACATACCGCGAAAATGGGGCGTTTCTACCAACATTTGACCTCTCCGAGGTTTGTGCCATTTTGATGCGCTTGCCCTAGGGGTAGAGGGTGCCCCGTGATTGTCACGAGCGTTATAGTCAACGCAATTCAGCCCCGTCCGCTTCACTTGGCCGGGCAAGCCCCTGAGTACATGGTCTGACAAGGTGATTTTGAACGAACGACGCTTGCAATCCTTTGAAAACCATACAAATCAATCAAGGCATCCCTGCCTTGCCAACGGGCAGGTTCAACTCCTCTTCAATCTGGGTATATCTTGCTCGATGTGGATTAGGCGTTGATATTTCCGCTCATCTATGAACTGAGGCGCTTGTTCAGGCGGCGATTTGAAATCGCGGCCTGAATAGCACACATTTTCCGAACCTCATTTCAGTCCCTCCCTTGCGTTGCCTTTGCCTACACTATTGGACATTTTCAAATTTGCCACGAAGTCACAAAGACGCAACGCAAAAAGTACGCATTGATTTACCGCGTTTTGTGCCTTTGAGTCTTTGCAGCACAAAAATAACCTCCAGTAGTGTGGCCTTGGCCTCACGGCGTGTCAAACATATCGTAATACAGCTTCAGCGTAGCGTCGGTCTCCTTCTCCTTGATTTCCTTGATGAGTTTGCCCAGCGCTTCCACCCTTGCCGCGTCGCCTTTTTCTTTCAAACCCGAGCGAAGGT
This Saprospiraceae bacterium DNA region includes the following protein-coding sequences:
- a CDS encoding LemA family protein, with product MCNTYNKLGPMEEGVKKAWSQVENQYQRRADLIPNLVNTVKGYANFEQETLQKVVEARTSATQVKIDVGDLTEENIRRYEQAQQGLSGALGRLLAVAENYPDLKANQSFLDLQKQLEGTENRISVERKNFNEAVEGYNAYIRRFPTNMIAGMFGFSKKGYFQAAPGSEKAPEVKF
- a CDS encoding TPM domain-containing protein; this encodes MIFTKDEEVRIVQAIRAAERRTSGEIRVYVEDFCDRDHPVERAAEVFHLFGMFNTKERNGVLVYIAQKSHQFAIWGDAGIHERVGFQFWDAEKQLMREYFQRDQAAEGVCLAIAQIGERLREHFPAAADDKNENELPDEIIFG
- a CDS encoding TPM domain-containing protein — its product is MKLSLVDTHAASHWPSLAHSKFRSWGRAVSYRQWLFVMLAMLLPLCGEAQWDKDLFPPKPEPAVYVHDYSNWLTPHEKTVLEQKLVRYYDSTSTQIVVMIRPDIGDYDNASYAFELGNRWGIGRKSKNNGVVMLIKTEPPGRGAFIATGYGVEGALPDITAGRIIRNTMIPYFQREQYAQGINAGVDDIISALAGEYTNEGTDDAEIPWWIPLLMLLIIFFFIFLMARLAKKHGTWYTHSGPTPTRRVRRGGGDWWMGGGGGFGGGGWGGGGGWGGGGGGSFGGGSFGGGGAGGSW
- a CDS encoding SET domain-containing protein-lysine N-methyltransferase, producing the protein MSVQQGPIFVAHSDVHGQGVFAARDIEAGEVIEVCPIILFPKTELEYVRKTVLDDYYFDWGEQGEWFAFCLGYGSLYNHSYEPNAEYGMDFEAQTIDFYCIKDIAAGEEIFINYNGDADNRSKVWFEE
- the xseB gene encoding exodeoxyribonuclease VII small subunit — protein: MKKQPEPLTYASAFAELQQIVRDLQDETVGIDELTAKIARAAELIRFCRERLRMTEEEIGKLAGG